One part of the Arachidicoccus terrestris genome encodes these proteins:
- a CDS encoding MBL fold metallo-hydrolase, protein MFTIETFTFNPLQENTYVLYNEKGNALIIDPGTYFSAEQQALKDFMLRRGIRPVGLINTHCHLDHVFGNKWVAEAYGLTPQIHPVEENLHAMSAVFASQYGLDFEPYKGDFIYLQEGDTVMLDEGKLEAILVPGHSPGSLAFYCKAQNFVISGDALFLESIGRTDLPGGNHGQLLHSIKEKLFNLPPETVVYPGHGPKTTIGHERINNPFIQP, encoded by the coding sequence ATGTTTACAATAGAAACCTTTACATTTAATCCTTTGCAGGAAAATACCTATGTGCTGTACAATGAAAAAGGTAATGCTTTAATTATTGACCCGGGCACTTATTTTTCCGCCGAACAGCAGGCGTTAAAAGATTTTATGCTCAGACGGGGCATCCGCCCGGTAGGGCTTATCAATACACATTGTCACCTGGACCATGTTTTTGGTAATAAATGGGTGGCGGAAGCCTATGGCCTTACCCCGCAGATTCATCCGGTCGAAGAGAACCTTCACGCGATGAGCGCAGTATTTGCCAGCCAATATGGGCTTGATTTTGAGCCTTATAAAGGGGACTTTATCTATTTGCAGGAAGGGGATACCGTTATGCTGGATGAGGGCAAACTGGAGGCTATCCTGGTGCCCGGGCATAGTCCGGGCAGTCTGGCCTTTTATTGCAAGGCGCAAAATTTTGTGATCAGCGGCGACGCCTTATTTCTGGAAAGCATCGGAAGAACAGATCTGCCCGGAGGAAACCATGGACAACTTTTACATAGCATTAAGGAAAAATTGTTCAACTTGCCCCCTGAAACAGTAGTCTACCCGGGGCATGGCCCTAAGACGACCATCGGACACGAGCGTATTAATAACCCTTTTATCCAGCCTTAA
- a CDS encoding TlpA disulfide reductase family protein produces the protein MYYRNLTFISSIFCLLCLVSCAQGTGSGAETRGGDFTVSGKITNTEAKKVYLKQINFSTGSPIILDSVNISKDGNYRFKTTKIRGQHLFIIQPADGYPFLFINDASNATVNINGDSPLTPDINGSEGTTGLYTFLGTYRKDDSSVVETFKALDSIHKLTKTTAKDDSVRDALGQQRDQQIVQMNKDIASFVGSTTSPVAAFYVLKLMAPRSIQPEDLLPLTQKASERFAEDGSLAALTSQLKVSLASNNPDNYALLDKPAPDLSMQTPDGADMKISDFKGKYLLVDFWASWCGPCRAENPNVVKAYNQYKDKNFTILGVSLDKDKAAWKKAIEADHLTWNHMSDLKYWSSAAVSAYQFNGIPFNVLIDPSGKIIAQNLRGEDLEKKLAEVLK, from the coding sequence ATGTATTACAGAAACCTGACTTTTATTAGTAGTATATTTTGCCTGCTTTGCCTGGTTAGTTGTGCACAAGGCACCGGTTCGGGTGCCGAAACCCGTGGTGGCGACTTTACCGTTTCCGGGAAGATCACCAACACAGAAGCCAAAAAAGTGTATCTCAAACAAATCAATTTTTCCACCGGCTCACCTATTATCCTGGATTCAGTCAATATCAGTAAAGATGGCAACTACCGGTTTAAAACAACTAAAATCAGAGGCCAGCACCTGTTTATCATTCAACCGGCAGACGGCTATCCTTTCCTGTTCATTAATGATGCCAGCAATGCAACCGTTAATATCAATGGAGATAGCCCGCTTACGCCTGACATCAATGGATCCGAAGGTACAACGGGGTTATACACCTTTCTGGGCACCTATAGAAAAGACGATTCAAGTGTGGTAGAAACCTTTAAAGCGTTGGATTCCATTCATAAACTGACAAAAACGACCGCTAAGGATGATTCTGTCAGAGACGCCCTGGGGCAACAGCGCGACCAGCAAATTGTACAGATGAATAAAGATATTGCCTCTTTTGTCGGTAGTACGACTTCGCCTGTCGCGGCCTTTTATGTACTTAAGCTAATGGCACCTCGGTCTATTCAGCCGGAAGACCTCTTACCGCTGACCCAAAAGGCCAGTGAGCGGTTTGCAGAAGACGGTTCCCTGGCAGCATTGACCAGTCAGCTTAAAGTCAGTCTGGCCTCCAACAATCCGGATAACTATGCCTTACTGGATAAACCTGCACCGGACCTTAGTATGCAGACACCCGATGGCGCTGATATGAAGATCAGTGATTTTAAAGGTAAATACCTGCTGGTGGACTTTTGGGCCAGCTGGTGTGGCCCCTGCAGAGCTGAGAACCCCAATGTCGTCAAAGCCTACAATCAGTACAAAGACAAGAATTTTACGATTCTGGGCGTATCCCTGGATAAGGATAAAGCCGCCTGGAAGAAAGCCATTGAAGCGGACCATCTGACGTGGAATCATATGAGTGATCTCAAATACTGGAGCAGTGCTGCAGTAAGCGCCTATCAGTTTAACGGGATACCATTCAATGTGCTGATCGATCCCAGCGGTAAGATCATTGCCCAGAATCTAAGGGGTGAAGACCTGGAGAAAAAGCTCGCGGAGGTGCTTAAATAA
- a CDS encoding FKBP-type peptidyl-prolyl cis-trans isomerase, whose protein sequence is MQTAKKGDKVKVHYHGKLTDGTTFDSSEGRAPLEFEVGSGQVIPGFDEGVTGLQIGEKKTVNIPAAQAYGPVSDDQIVEFPKSQFPADMTPEVGMPLQMSNDQGQTFQVVIKEVKDDTVVLDANHPLAGKDLIFDIELVDIVPGKSSIIMP, encoded by the coding sequence ATGCAGACAGCAAAGAAAGGTGATAAAGTAAAAGTACATTATCACGGAAAGCTAACCGACGGAACCACTTTTGATAGTAGTGAAGGCCGTGCACCGCTGGAATTCGAAGTAGGAAGTGGACAGGTGATCCCCGGCTTTGACGAAGGGGTAACCGGCTTACAAATAGGAGAAAAGAAAACTGTTAATATCCCTGCCGCACAGGCATATGGCCCTGTGTCTGACGATCAGATCGTTGAATTCCCTAAAAGTCAGTTTCCGGCCGATATGACCCCTGAAGTAGGGATGCCGCTTCAGATGAGCAATGATCAGGGGCAGACTTTCCAGGTAGTCATCAAAGAAGTTAAGGACGATACTGTAGTATTGGATGCAAACCACCCTCTAGCCGGCAAGGACCTGATCTTTGATATTGAACTGGTAGATATTGTTCCGGGCAAATCCTCGATCATCATGCCATAA
- a CDS encoding RluA family pseudouridine synthase, with protein MVTSNASDKSPTRQQDQLKKTDLPSSTHTGESPDLDRLSDSEADQEALYEKKTYVIDGGQQPLRIDKWMQARIEYATRNKIQKGIDAGFLTVNGKQVKSNYKVRPGDEIVWLSYSNPEYSEIKPEPLPLDIVYEDDAVMVINKAPDMVVHPGVGNYSGTLLNGVAYHLQQQNPEITDELLPRFGLVHRIDKNTTGLIVLAKTAEAASHLAKQFFDHTVTRKYMAVVWGDLAEEEGTVNAHIARHERFRKMFTTYPDGDKGKHAITHYKVLQRLNYVSVVECVLETGRTHQIRVHMRSIGHTLFNDHEYGGDRILKGTVYTKYKQFVDNCFAICPRCALHAKTLGFVHPVTGERLFFDSPLPADMSGLIDKWTRYIQHRPLEEDQ; from the coding sequence ATGGTCACATCCAATGCATCAGATAAGTCTCCCACACGACAGCAGGATCAGTTGAAAAAGACAGATTTGCCTTCATCCACCCATACAGGAGAAAGCCCTGATCTGGATAGGCTGTCTGACAGTGAGGCAGACCAGGAAGCACTTTATGAGAAAAAGACATATGTGATCGATGGAGGACAGCAACCTTTGCGAATTGACAAGTGGATGCAGGCCAGGATTGAATATGCCACCCGTAACAAAATTCAAAAAGGGATTGATGCCGGTTTTCTGACCGTTAACGGCAAGCAGGTTAAGAGCAATTATAAGGTGCGCCCGGGGGATGAGATCGTCTGGTTATCTTATTCAAATCCCGAATATTCGGAAATCAAACCAGAACCCTTACCGCTGGATATCGTATATGAGGATGATGCGGTGATGGTGATCAATAAAGCGCCCGATATGGTGGTTCACCCGGGTGTAGGTAACTATAGTGGCACGCTGCTCAATGGTGTCGCCTATCATTTACAACAGCAAAACCCGGAAATTACCGATGAACTGCTGCCCCGTTTTGGCCTGGTGCATCGTATAGATAAAAATACGACCGGTTTAATCGTGTTGGCAAAGACGGCGGAAGCCGCTTCCCATCTGGCCAAGCAGTTCTTTGACCATACGGTTACCAGAAAATACATGGCTGTGGTATGGGGAGACTTGGCAGAAGAGGAAGGTACGGTAAATGCCCATATTGCCCGTCATGAAAGGTTTCGTAAAATGTTTACCACCTATCCGGATGGAGATAAAGGCAAACATGCCATTACCCACTACAAAGTTTTGCAAAGGCTGAATTATGTCAGTGTGGTTGAATGTGTTCTTGAAACAGGAAGGACGCATCAGATTCGTGTCCATATGAGGTCAATCGGCCATACGCTTTTTAATGATCATGAGTATGGGGGGGACAGGATTTTAAAAGGAACCGTCTATACTAAATATAAGCAGTTCGTGGACAATTGCTTTGCTATTTGTCCACGGTGTGCGCTGCATGCTAAAACACTGGGATTCGTGCATCCGGTTACAGGAGAGCGCTTATTTTTTGATTCACCTTTACCTGCCGATATGTCGGGGCTGATCGATAAATGGACCCGCTATATCCAACACCGTCCGTTAGAAGAAGATCAATAA